The region CGACTCGCCGCGGACGCGAAGTGAACAGCGGCTCACCCCTTGCCCGAACGCCGCCCGGCGTGCGTAGTCTTGCTGCTGACGCCGAGAGGAGGCCAACGGGATGCTCGACAACCTGAACTGGTGGGAGATCGGAGCGCTGCTGCTCCTGGCGCTGCTGATCTTCGGCGACCGGCTGCCCGCAGTCATCACCGACGGCCTGCGGTTGGTGCGCAACCTGCGCAACATGGCTCGCAACGCCACCGGCGACCTGAGTCGAGAGCTGGGCACCGACATCCAGCTGGAGGATCTGCACCCGAAGGCGTTCATCCGCAAGCACCTCCTCAGCGAGGAGGACGAGGCGGCGATCCGCAAGCCGCTGCAGGGCGTCTACGACAACCTCCGCGCCGATGTCGGCAGCGTGCACGACGACCTGAAGGACGTGGCCAACTCCGCGGACCTGCGCTCGGGCGGCTCCCGGCCCAGCACGGCCACCAGCAGCCCGTCGGCGCCAGCCCCCCGCGTCAGCTACGACGACGCCACCTGACCGGCACGGCACAGAGACGAAACCGCCCCGCAGGCCCGAGTGGCCGGCGGGGCGTCGTCGATCAGGGGCTCAGCGCCCAGCGGGCTTGAGGCCGAGCGGCTTGCCGAGCAGCGACTCACGGCGGACGGCGAGCCGGTCGGCGATCGTGCCGAGCGCCTGAGCGGCCGGGGACTCCGGCTCGGCCAGCACGATCGGGTTGCCGGCGTCGCCGGCCTCGCGGACCCGGGTGTCCAGCGGGATCTGCCCGAGCAGCGGCACCTGGGCGCCGATGGTCCGGCTCAGTGACTCGGCGACGGCCGTGCCACCGCCGGCACCGAAGATCTCCATCCGGGAGCCGTCCGGCAGCTCCAGCCAGGACATGTTCTCGATGACGCCGACCACGCGCTGATGGGTCTGCAGGGCGATCGCACCGGCCCGCTCGGCCACCTCGGCGGCGGCGGTCTGCGGGGTGGTGACTATCAGGATCTCCGAGTTGGGGAGCAACTGGGCCAGCGAGATGGCCACGTCACCGGTGCCCGGGGGCAGGTCGAGCAGGAGCACGTCCAGGTCGCCCCAGTAGACGTCGGCCAGGAACTGCTGCAACGCCCGGTGCAGCATCGGGCCGCGCCACACCACGGCGGCGTTGCCGGAGGTGAACATGCCGATGGAGATCACCTTCACGCCGTGCGACTGCGGCGGCATGATCATGTCTTCGACCCGGGTGGGTCGGCCGTCCGCGCCGAGCATCCGGGGCACCGAGTGGCCGTAGATGTCCGCGTCGACCACACCGACGGAGAGCCCACGCGCGGCGAGCGCCGCCGCCAGGTTGACCGTCACGCTGGACTTACCGACGCCACCCTTGCCGCTGGCCACCGCGTACACGCGGGTCCGCGAGCCGGGCTGGGCGAACGGGATGACCGGTTCCTCGGTGGCGCCACCGCCGCGCAGCTGCGACTGCAGCGACTGCCGCTGCTCGGGGGTCATCACCCCGAAGTCGATCTCCACGCCGGTGACGCCGGGCACTGCGGCGACGGCGGCGGTGATGTCCGTGCGCAGCTTGTCCTTGAGTGGGCATCCGGCGACGGTGAGC is a window of Micromonospora sp. WMMD961 DNA encoding:
- a CDS encoding preprotein translocase subunit TatB, giving the protein MLDNLNWWEIGALLLLALLIFGDRLPAVITDGLRLVRNLRNMARNATGDLSRELGTDIQLEDLHPKAFIRKHLLSEEDEAAIRKPLQGVYDNLRADVGSVHDDLKDVANSADLRSGGSRPSTATSSPSAPAPRVSYDDAT
- a CDS encoding Mrp/NBP35 family ATP-binding protein codes for the protein MSAPVSTVEDAIQAALATVNDPEIRRPITELGMVRSATIAASGVVRVELLLTVAGCPLKDKLRTDITAAVAAVPGVTGVEIDFGVMTPEQRQSLQSQLRGGGATEEPVIPFAQPGSRTRVYAVASGKGGVGKSSVTVNLAAALAARGLSVGVVDADIYGHSVPRMLGADGRPTRVEDMIMPPQSHGVKVISIGMFTSGNAAVVWRGPMLHRALQQFLADVYWGDLDVLLLDLPPGTGDVAISLAQLLPNSEILIVTTPQTAAAEVAERAGAIALQTHQRVVGVIENMSWLELPDGSRMEIFGAGGGTAVAESLSRTIGAQVPLLGQIPLDTRVREAGDAGNPIVLAEPESPAAQALGTIADRLAVRRESLLGKPLGLKPAGR